The following proteins come from a genomic window of Manduca sexta isolate Smith_Timp_Sample1 chromosome 6, JHU_Msex_v1.0, whole genome shotgun sequence:
- the LOC119193754 gene encoding ralA-binding protein 1-like isoform X2: MDFESPDVEKDFPGLYASESGRKSNESDFSDGGEHEKPSKKDLLGRRKDKKESKKDRGYAALEGESSPEEDTDTNPSKSKKTKSFKFPTKSKEKREKSRDKEKVLEDAVKQRELNEKEKKKEKEREREREKEKKEKEKREKLREKDKEKKRKLNLNWNLKRNSKMRRKKRQKIRTKIKLKIRRKKR; encoded by the exons atggattTCGAGAGTCCGGACGTAGAAAAAGACTTTCCAGGTCTCTACGCTTCCGAGAGTGGACGAAAAAGCAATGAAAGTGact TTAGCGACGGAGGTGAGCATGAGAAACCAAGTAAAAAGGATCTATTGGGACGACGGAAGGACAAGAAAGAATCAAAGAAAGACAGGGGCTATGCAGCGCTTGAGGGAGAGAGCTCTCCGGAAGAAGACACTGATACCAA TCCATCAAAATCAAAGAAAACGAAGTCATTCAAATTTCCAACCAAGAGTAAAGAGAAACGGGAGAAGTCACGTGACAAGGAGAAGGTTTTAGAAGATGCTGTCAAACAACGAGAATTGAAtgaaaaagaaaagaagaagGAGAAAGAGAGAGAACGGGAACGAGAGaaggaaaagaaagaaaaggaaAAACGAGAGAAATTAAGGGAAAAGGATAaa GAAAAGAAGAGAAAGCTAAATTTAAATTGGAATCTAAAGAGAAACTCAAAGATGAGAAGAAAGAAAAGACAAAAGATAAGGACAAAGATAAAGTTAAAGATAAGGAGAAAGAAAAGGTGA
- the LOC119193754 gene encoding ralA-binding protein 1-like isoform X1 — protein sequence MDFESPDVEKDFPGLYASESGRKSNESDFSDGGEHEKPSKKDLLGRRKDKKESKKDRGYAALEGESSPEEDTDTKSPSKSKKTKSFKFPTKSKEKREKSRDKEKVLEDAVKQRELNEKEKKKEKEREREREKEKKEKEKREKLREKDKEKKRKLNLNWNLKRNSKMRRKKRQKIRTKIKLKIRRKKR from the exons atggattTCGAGAGTCCGGACGTAGAAAAAGACTTTCCAGGTCTCTACGCTTCCGAGAGTGGACGAAAAAGCAATGAAAGTGact TTAGCGACGGAGGTGAGCATGAGAAACCAAGTAAAAAGGATCTATTGGGACGACGGAAGGACAAGAAAGAATCAAAGAAAGACAGGGGCTATGCAGCGCTTGAGGGAGAGAGCTCTCCGGAAGAAGACACTGATACCAA AAGTCCATCAAAATCAAAGAAAACGAAGTCATTCAAATTTCCAACCAAGAGTAAAGAGAAACGGGAGAAGTCACGTGACAAGGAGAAGGTTTTAGAAGATGCTGTCAAACAACGAGAATTGAAtgaaaaagaaaagaagaagGAGAAAGAGAGAGAACGGGAACGAGAGaaggaaaagaaagaaaaggaaAAACGAGAGAAATTAAGGGAAAAGGATAaa GAAAAGAAGAGAAAGCTAAATTTAAATTGGAATCTAAAGAGAAACTCAAAGATGAGAAGAAAGAAAAGACAAAAGATAAGGACAAAGATAAAGTTAAAGATAAGGAGAAAGAAAAGGTGA
- the LOC119193765 gene encoding serine protease inhibitor 42Dd-like, translated as MRVYVYFALILTLQGLNCIEKHVAHSRLNFFDIDLLRYSAEDKSGNVMVSPASIKATLAMLLEGAEGETAEEIRRALRLSPVKTEWREELNYYLFSLETNSSGVLLHNANAVFVSDKLKLKKDYDTYLHKVYFSDVTKVDFKDANKASQLINVWVKQKTNGLIPSIVAPVDVNPLSEMLVTNAMYFKGFWRHAFNRRLTRGACFYNRGKCQNVQMMDLQAKLNYAYIDNLRAHAVELPYQDARYSMILLVPRDRDGIYTLTRDLPYMSLPQISYLMENEDIKLSLPKFTVDYSEDVVATLKKMRINALFSTEANLSSIFEGSKPYVNGIYHKVYMSVDEEGTVAAAASSAMVVPLINDGVDLRADRPFVFFIRDNLSGVVLFEGKIEEPNEFVEVSANGKPARNTLSWY; from the exons ATGCGTGTTTACGTTTATTTTG CACTTATACTAACTCTCCAAGGCTTAAATTGCATCGAGAAACATGTGGCACACTCCAGACTGAACTTTTTCGACATAGACCTCCTTCGATACTCCGCTGAGGACAAAAGCGGGAATGTCATGGTCTCGCCAGCCAGTATTAAGGCCACTTTAGCAATGCTGTTAGAGGGAGCAGAAGGTGAAACAGCGGAAGAAATAAGAAGAGCGTTAAGATTGTCTCCTGTTAAGACTGAATGGAGAGAGGAgttgaattattatttgttttctctAGAG aCAAACTCTTCAGGCGTCCTGCTGCATAATGCAAACGCGGTGTTTGTGTCAGATAAGTTGAAGTTAAAAAAGGACTACGATACATATTTGCACAAAGTTTACTTCTCAGATGTAACTAAAGTTGATTTTAAAGACGCAAACAAAGCATCACAGCTTATTAATGTTTGGGTAAAACAGAAAACTAATGGGCTGATTCCGTCAATAGTGGCACCTG TTGATGTGAACCCATTGTCAGAGATGTTGGTCACCAACGCTATGTACTTTAAAGGCTTCTGGCGACATGCTTTCAACCGACGCTTGACTCGCGGCGCTTGCTTCTACAACCGGGgcaaatgtcaaaatgtccaGATGATGGATTTACAAGCCAAACTGAACTATGCTTATATTGACAACCTAAGGGCTCATGCCGTTGAACTGCCCTATCAG GATGCACGTTACTCCATGATTCTGCTGGTGCCCAGAGACCGCGATGGTATTTACACTCTGACCAGAGATCTCCCGTACATGAGCTTACCCCAGATTTCGTACCTGATGGAAAATGAAGATATCAAGTTATCACTACCGAAGTTTACAGTGGATTACAGTGAAGATGTTGTTGCGACTTTGAAAAAG ATGCGGATCAACGCCCTGTTTTCAACTGAAGCAAATCTCTCATCTATTTTCGAAGGTTCGAAACCCTACGTCAATGGGATATACCATAAAGTGTACATGTCTGTAGATGAGGAAGGCACCGTGGCTGCTGCAGCGTCTTCGGCGATGGTGGTTCCTCTAATTAATGATGGAGTGGATCTAAGAGCTGACAGGCCCTTCGTTTTCTTCATAAGAGACAATTTGTCAGGTGTTGTGTTGTTTGAAGGCAAGATTGAAGAGCCTAATGAGTTTGTTGAAGTCAGTGCAAATG GTAAACCCGCAAGGAATACTTTAAGCTGgtattga
- the LOC115440749 gene encoding ubiquitin carboxyl-terminal hydrolase 7, which produces MIAAEMIETGSADNATAAPPTNTDISQEDDDIARPEATFRYIVQNISQLKEQVLSPPCYVRCLPWKILVLIRHTTTPDRQQQKALGIFLQCNGECSSPGWSCYGLGELKLLSHKSDGVHLCRKLHHMYHCKEDDWGFAHFISWEDLMNSENAFVKDDSITIEAHVLAEAPHGVSWDSKKHTGFVGLKNQGATCYMNSLLQTLFFTNVLRKAVYKIPTVGDDSSRSVAFALQRVFYDLQFSEKPVATKKLTKSFGWETLDSFMQHDVQEFLRVLLDKLENKMKGTVVEGTVPKLFEGKMTSFIKCKNVNCSSTRVETFYDIQLSVKGKNNIYESFKDYISTETLDGENKYDAGEHGLQEAEKGVRFDVFPPVLHLHLLRFQYDPQRDASVKFNDRFEFYEEINLDPYLQEIPSTPSHYTLHAVLVHSGDNHGGHYVVFINPKGDGKWCKFDDDVVSRCSKQEAIEYNYGGKEDAPHLARKATSAYMLIYIQTSQLKYVLQDVTEADIPADLCERITDEMRYEMVRTSLN; this is translated from the exons ATGATTGCCGCTGAAATGATCGAAACAGGCAGCGCCGACAACGCGACAGCTGCACCGCCGACAAACACT GATATCTCACAAGAAGATGACGACATCGCCCGTCCAGAAGCGACGTTCAGATACATCGTACAGAACATCAGCCAGCTGAAAGAGCAGGTGCTGTCCCCCCCGTGCTACGTCAG ATGTCTGCCGTGGAAGATCCTCGTCTTAATCCGCCATACGACCACGCCTGATCGTCAGCAGCAGAAGGCCCTGGGTATATTCCTGCAGTGTAACGGAGAGTGCAGCTCGCCAGGATGGTCCTGTTACGGGTTGGGGGAACTCAAGCTCCTCTCACACAAGTCAGATGGTGTTCATTTGTGTAGGAAACTTCATCATATGTATCACTG CAAGGAGGACGACTGGGGTTTCGCGCACTTCATCTCTTGGGAGGACTTGATGAATTCAGAGAATGCTTTTGTGAAAGACGACTCCATTACTATCGAGGCTCACGTATTGGCTGAGGCGCCACACGGCGTGTCGTGGGATTCCAAGAAACATACGGGATTTGTCG GTCTCAAAAACCAGGGCGCCACGTGTTACATGAACTCACTCCTTCAGACGCTCTTCTTCACAAACGTATTACGTAAGGCTGTGTACAAGATACCCACAGTGGGAGACGACAGCTCCAGATCTGTAGCCTTTGCCCTCCAACGCGTGTTTTACGACCTCCAGTTCTCGGAAAAACCGGTGGCTACCAAAAAACTGACGAAGAGTTTCGGCTGGGAAACATTGGACTCGTTCATGCAACATGATGTACAGGAATTCCTGAGA GTGTTGTTGGacaaattagaaaacaaaatgaaagGAACAGTAGTGGAGGGGACCGTTCCGAAGCTGTTCGAAGGCAAAATGACGTCTTTTATCAAATGTAAAAACGTTAACTGCAGCAGCACGAGGGTGGAGACGTTCTACGATATACAACTAAGTGTTAAAGGAAAGAAtaaca TATACGAGTCGTTCAAAGACTATATAAGCACAGAGACGCTAGACGGCGAGAACAAGTACGACGCCGGCGAGCACGGCCTACAGGAGGCGGAGAAAGGCGTGAGGTTCGACGTGTTCCCCCCAGTGCTGCACCTGCACCTGCTGAGGTTCCAGTACGATCCGCAGAGAGACGCCTCGGTCAAGTTTAATGACAG GTTTGAATTCTACGAAGAAATCAATCTGGACCCGTACCTGCAAGAGATACCGTCGACCCCCTCCCACTACACGCTGCACGCGGTGCTGGTGCACTCGGGCGACAACCACGGCGGGCACTACGTCGTGTTCATCAACCCCAAGGGGGACGGCAAG TGGTGCAAGTTCGATGACGACGTGGTCAGCCGGTGCAGTAAGCAGGAGGCGATCGAGTACAACTACGGAGGAAAGGAGGACGCGCCGCATCTAGCGAGGAAAGCCACCAGCGCGTACATGCTGATTTATATACA AACATCGCAACTGAAGTACGTGCTCCAGGACGTGACCGAGGCGGACATACCGGCCGACCTGTGCGAGCGGATCACCGACGAGATGCGTTACGAGATGGTAAGAACAT CCTTGAATTAA